The Calditrichota bacterium genomic sequence ACTTCGGCACCTTCTTCGCCGGTATTTTGATTTTGGCGCCGGTGGCCGGGTTGCGACCCGGTCGCGCCTTGCGCTTCAGGACCCCGAAACTCCCGAAGCCGACCATCGACACTTTGTCTCCCTTGGCAACCGCGCGCATGATCGTGTCGGTGAACGCCTTCAGCATCGCTTCGGCGGTCTTCTGTGTCGCGCCCGACTTGGTCGCGATCGTTTTGACGAGATCGGTTTTGTTCATACGCTTTCCAGTATAACGGACAGACCAGGGTGGCGCGGCATCGTAAGGCCCTCTTTGCCGGGGGATGCAGCACCAAAAGGCAATATAAGTCGAACCTTTAGGGTCTGTCAAGGGCTGCGGCCTTTTCCGCGCGAAAAAAGGAGGGCTTGAAGAATCCCCATTTCCCGTCGCGTAGCGGCGGATTCCGATCCGCCGAACGGATGAAGGCGATTCGCGTAGCGGCGGATAGGGCGATAGTTTGTGGTGTCAGGTGTCTTCACCTGACACCCGCCGTCGGGTGGGGACACCCGACGGCACAATGAATCCGCCGAAATGATGAAGGCGATACGCGTAGCGGCGGATTCCGATCCGCCGAACGGATGAAGGCGATTCGCGTAGCGGCGGATAGGGCGATAGTTTGTGGTGTCAGGTGTCTTCACCTGACACCCGCCGTCGGGTGGGGACACCCGACGGCACAATGAATCCGCCGAAATGATGAAGGCGATACGCGTAGCGGCGGATTCCGATCCGCCGAACGGATGCGGGCGATTCGCGTAGCGGCGGATAGGGCGATAGTTTGTGGTGTCAGGTGTCTTCACCTGACACCCGCCGTCGGGTGGGGACACCCGACAGCACAATGAATCCGCCGAAAGGATCGGGCGATTCGCGTAGCGGCGGATTCCGATCCGCCGAACGGATGCGGGCGATTCGCGTAACGGCGGATAGGGCGATAGTTTGTGGTGTCAGGTGTCTTCACCTGACACCCGCCGTCGGGTGGGGTCACCCGACAGCACAATGAATTTTCGAATGAAGAACGCCAAAGGCTTGACTTGTGCTCCGGCTTTCCTTAACTTTAGGCGCTTTCGGATCCGGATTCCACGATCATTAACGATCGAGTCCATATAGAGGGAGTACGTATGCCTGCCTTCAAGCCGGCGGCTCGTGCCGCCCGGATCGCGGCAATCCTTTCCTGCCTGTTGCCGCTAACGCTTTATTCTGCAGTTGTTACCGAGGAAGGCTCGCTGCTTGAGTTCTTCTCCGGCGAGGGTGTATATCAGGGCGCCTACGACAACTGGATCAGCCACACCGTCGAAGCCGATCAGGTCGGCTGGCCGCTCAATTTTGCCCCCCCGAACTCGACCGCGAGACCAACGGCTTCGGGACGTTTCGCCTCATCGACGACCTCCCCAGCCCGCAGCAAGTCCTCGCCGACCTAAACGCCATAGCCGCGGCGTTGCTGGCTAATGACCCTGAAGGAGCCGACGCCATTCGCGCGAGCGCGTGGTTTGCCAACTACTTCGAGGTGATTCGTCTGACCGACGGGAACAGCGCCTACCTGATGCTGCGCGAAGTGCTTAATGACAACTACTTCGATGACAACGGCACCCCGGACGATGCGACCGATGACGTGCGCGGCAGTTTCGATCTCGGCTGGGGGCTGCTGGTAGTGAAGGTGAACGCTCTCCACCCGGCGGTCGCGGTTCAGGTCGTCCATCCATCGACCGACTTCATCTCTCCGCACGTTGCACTCGATGCTTTTCTGACCCTCGACGCCGGAACGTTGATGGTGAGCGGCGTCTCGCGCAACGCTGCCTGGTCGGGGCAGACTTACGATTCTGACTCATCGCTCTCGGATCCGTCGCGAAACGGACGCACCGCGCTGCAGGAGTGGAATCTGGCGATGCTCAGCGCCCGCCCCGGGACGTGGTCGATTCAGGTGCATAGTTACAACGCCTACAACTCGAACGGCACCCCGGCGCACGTCGGCGTCAACTCGGTGCAACTCTCATGGGAG encodes the following:
- a CDS encoding HU family DNA-binding protein, whose translation is MNKTDLVKTIATKSGATQKTAEAMLKAFTDTIMRAVAKGDKVSMVGFGSFGVLKRKARPGRNPATGAKIKIPAKKVPKFVPGKEFRSSVR